CTAGCGGCATGTCGCCGTCGCTAAGAGAGAGCAGGTCCATCCTGCCCATTATCCTTTCCTGCACGTAGCGCGTCACATCCGTTATCCTAGGGTTGTCTATCACGCTCGCATCAGCTGTCACGTACCTGCCTAGCTCGTAATACAGCTTGTTGCCGTACTGGCTCTGCATCGCGTCCATCTTCCTCGGGCTCAGCGAATCTATGGCGTTGCCTATCTCCTCCTTCGAGGGCGGCCTCCCTATCTGCGAGTACTGGTAGTCGAAGTTTATTATGCGCAATATGTCCTGTGCGCTCAGCTCCTTGGCTGGCATGTCCTTGTTCTGGCCTGGAAACAGCATGAGAAACACCGAATATATCTCCTATTCAATGTATAAATATTTATCCTGTGGTTTCGGTTTTTCCTCTGCAAAACAAGGGCAGAACCTGATTTATGCGCCAATCAGAAGCTGGACTGCACAACGTGCTGCTTGGTGCTGTCCATCTTTGCCTCGAAGTCCGATACCGAGTACTTGAATTCCTCGTTGCTGCCTATGGTGCCCCTTGCCTTGAGGACCTCCCTTGCGAGGATATAGTACACGAAAGCCAGGGATCTCCTTCCCCTGTTGTTCACAGGTATGATTAGGTCTATGAACTTCGTGGAGTTGTCGGTGTCGCTCAGCGCGAGTATCGGCACGTTGACCTTGCTGGCCTCCTTTATCGCCTGCTTCTCGTTGCGCGAGTCGCTTATGATTATCAGCATCGGCTCCATGAAGCCCTCCCTGTTCGGGTTGGTGAATATCCCAGGGGTTACCCTACCCTTTATGAACTTCGCCTCTATTATCTCAGCGAACTTCTGGGCCGCGACTATCGCGTATATCCTTGACGCCGTGACAACTATCTTCCTAGGCTCGTAAGAGGCTATCATCTTCGAGGCCATCTTTATCCTCATGTCTATCGTCTTCAGGTCCAGCAGGTAGAGCCCGTCCTCCCTCACCTTGTATATGAACCTCTTCATGCCAGGGCTCCTGGTCTTCGTCGCTATGTGCACTCCTGCCTCTAGATAGTCGTTCTGGTTTGCCAATAGTTCTTCATCAGTCATCTGAAACACCTTCGGGGCCGCCGAGACTTCCAACAATATGTTTTTGAACTCGGGTCGCTGGCACCCATGCCTAAATACGTTGCGCAATTATGTTATGCCACATAATAGCATTAGTTTAACAAATGTTATTGTTATAAAAGTATATAAAGATGTGGGGCTGTGGCGTAGCTTGGTAGCGTACTAGCATGGGGTGCTAGTGGTCGTGAGTTCGAATCTCACCAGCCCCGAATTATATAGGAGATATAGATAAGCGAGAAAAATTAGAGTTCAAATAAAAATTATTTTATAGGTGGCATAGTTTATACCTAATTTCCGATATAAAGTGTTTGTCCCTACTGGGAAAAACTAGAGTCCCTGGATGTGCTTCCTGATCCTTGATTATTTGCTGATTGTTGGCGTTTATTTGACCTATTTTGAACGTTCTGCTCGAGGGTTAGATGACCTTTATCTAGGCAGTTGAACGTTCTGAATGTGAGGTCGGGACGAAATTGATGAAAGTATATTACTTTTTAACATTATCCACAATCTCCTTTATCTTGGGATCTACAGTTTCTTCTTCCTTATTCCTTTCAACAGCTATACGTGGAATTCCGAAAAGAACGTAATTCCAATTATTTATTTGCTGTATGTTGGTCAAGAATGGAGTCAAATATTCTGCTTTTACGAAGTGATAATGAGCTTCGCCGTTCCACCCTTTCCATGCAAGATTTGTAGGTGCACCTCTCGGTGTAACATTTCCCACTCCTAGATGTTTGTTTAACTCGACTTCGCTTAGCTCTGATCCTAAAGCAGAAGTTCTGATAATATCTTCACTAGACCTAAGCAGCTTTGTAGTACCTGCAAATTCCTTTCGTTCCTTGCCCTTTGTAGACATAGTATCTATTAATTGTTTATTTTTCAAGATATATATAATGTTAGGAAAAAATTGATTTTATGCAAAAGACCAAAGAAAGTATAAAAAGGGCTAGTCTACACGATCTGGACACCTTATTAGATATATATGAAACTTGTAACGATTGGCTATTAAAGAAGGGAATGAATCATTGGCAAGGTGTATATAGTAGAGAGGTTGTGTCTCAAAGAATAAAAGAAATGGACGTGTACATCATATACGAAAAGGATTTACCAGTAGGAACAATTTCCTTAAGCAACAAACCCTCATCATTTTATAGAGAAACTGATATGGCTTTCTTTAAAGATAAGAATGCACCAGCGATATATCTGAGAGGTTTAGCAATATTGCCAGGTCATCAAGGTAAAGGATTAGCATCTAAACTTATGGCTTTTGCAGAGCAGAAGGTGAAAGAAAAAGGTATCCCATACATAAGATTTGATAGCGTAGGGTTTGAATATTTTGATAAATTCAATGCATCCTATTTAAGAAAAGGATACCATGTTGTAGGAAAACGAGGCAATAGTCTTTTCTTTGAGAAGATTTTATAATAAGGTGAAACTATGAGTCTAAATGAAATTAAAACCCTGGTTCATAAACATCTTGATAATTTGATAACTCAACACCATTTTCCTTCTGAATCAAGAAATAAACTGATGAAAATTAGAAACGATTTAGATAGAGCAAACAGCAATGACCAGTTAAATAATATAAGAGATGAACTTGCTGAATTA
This is a stretch of genomic DNA from Candidatus Micrarchaeota archaeon. It encodes these proteins:
- the rpsB gene encoding 30S ribosomal protein S2 yields the protein MTDEELLANQNDYLEAGVHIATKTRSPGMKRFIYKVREDGLYLLDLKTIDMRIKMASKMIASYEPRKIVVTASRIYAIVAAQKFAEIIEAKFIKGRVTPGIFTNPNREGFMEPMLIIISDSRNEKQAIKEASKVNVPILALSDTDNSTKFIDLIIPVNNRGRRSLAFVYYILAREVLKARGTIGSNEEFKYSVSDFEAKMDSTKQHVVQSSF
- a CDS encoding GNAT family N-acetyltransferase is translated as MQKTKESIKRASLHDLDTLLDIYETCNDWLLKKGMNHWQGVYSREVVSQRIKEMDVYIIYEKDLPVGTISLSNKPSSFYRETDMAFFKDKNAPAIYLRGLAILPGHQGKGLASKLMAFAEQKVKEKGIPYIRFDSVGFEYFDKFNASYLRKGYHVVGKRGNSLFFEKIL